A region of Neovison vison isolate M4711 chromosome 7, ASM_NN_V1, whole genome shotgun sequence DNA encodes the following proteins:
- the LOC122914155 gene encoding olfactory receptor 51G2-like, which yields MLAFNSTASNWPTFSFIGIPGLEAAHIWISIPFCVLYLIALVGNALLLILVTAEQNLHEPQFYFLAVLALTDLGLSLSTMPSVLAVFWFDARHVGLDACLTQMFFIHTLSSVESGVLVAMAFDRLVAICAPLNYTRILTLSTVACLSGAALIRGATLLAPLPFFLRTFPFCGANILSHSYCYYPDVLNLACGDVSFSSAYGLVFVLCTFAVDVVFIITSYIKILGTIMKLKTQDRNWRSLHTCACHICTVLVFYLPLISLAVLHRYTRNASPILYTTMSNAYLLMTPLLNPLVYSLKSQQIQAALRKRFWVQRVIAGE from the coding sequence ATGTTGGCTTTTAATAGTACTGCCTCTAATTGGCCCACTTTCTCCTTCATTGGTATTCCTGGTCTGGAGGCTGCACATATATGGATCTCCATCCCCTTCTGTGTCCTGTACCTCATAGCCCTTGTGGGTAATGCTCTTCTTCTTATCCTAGTAACAGCAGAGCAGAATCTTCATGAACCTCAGTTCTATTTTTTGGCTGTGCTTGCCCTTACTGACCTAGGCCTTTCATTGTCCACAATGCCTAGTGTCTTGGCTGTCTTCTGGTTTGATGCCCGCCATGTCGGCCTGGATGCCTGCCTAACTCAAATGTTCTTCATCCACACCCTCTCCTCAGTAGAATCAGGTGTTCTGGTGGCCATGGCTTTTGACCGTTTGGTAGCTATCTGTGCTCCACTAAACTACACCAGGATCCTTACCCTCTCTACCGTTGCCTGCCTTAGTGGGGCTGCCCTCATACGAGGTGCCACTCTGCTGGCTCCTCTGCCTTTTTTCCTTAGGACCTTTCCTTTCTGTGGGGCTAATATCCTCTCACACTCTTACTGCTACTACCCAGATGTGCTGAACCTGGCTTGTGGGGATGTCTCTTTCAGTAGTGCCTATGGATTGGTTTTTGTACTCTGCACATTTGCAGTGGATGTGGTCTTCATCATAACTTCATACATAAAGATATTGGGCACTATTATGAAGCTAAAGACTCAGGACAGAAACTGGAGATCGCTGCACACCTGTGCCTGTCACATATGCACGGTGCTTGTGTTTTACCTGCCCCTCATCAGCTTAGCAGTGCTGCATCGCTATACCCGGAATGCTTCTCCTATTCTATATACCACCATGAGTAATGCCTACCTCCTCATGACACCGCTGCTCAACCCTCTTGTATATAGTCTCAAATCCCAGCAGATCCAGGCTGCCTTACGCAAGCGATTTTGGGTGCAACGTGTTATTGCTGGGGAATGA
- the LOC122913529 gene encoding olfactory receptor 51A4-like produces the protein MELVNGSWFQPPTLLLTGIPGLEAVQIWISIPLCVMYLTALLGNCIILFVIKTTSSLHEPQYIFLSMLATTDVGLSLSTLPTVLMVFLLNRREIEFHSCLTQMFFIHTFSSMESAILLAMAFDRFVAIHNPLHYTVILTSPRIIGMGIAAVVRGVMLMVPLPILLKKLSFCKDVVLSHCYCYHPDVMKLACGPIRINIIYGLSLVLCSFGVDSVLIVISYILILKTVLGIASEDGQLKALNTCVSHIFTVCIFYVPLIVLALIHRFGTFTSPVLHVTMANLFLFLTPVLNPLVYSLKTKQIRSIIHKVFKGRGNLLLSRVA, from the coding sequence ATGGAACTTGTAAATGGTAGCTGGTTCCAGCCACCCACTCTCCTTCTAACAGGCATTCCTGGACTGGAGGCTGTGCAAATATGGATCTCTATCCCACTGTGTGTCATGTATCTAACTGCCCTCCTGGGGAACTGCATCATCCTCTTTGTTATCAAAACCACGTCCAGCCTTCATGAGCCTCAATACATCTTCCTATCTATGCTGGCAACCACAGATGTAGGTCTGTCTTTATCAACTCTACCTACAGTACTCATGGTCTTCCTCCTGAATCGCAGAGAAATTGAGTTCCATTCTTGTCTAACACAAATGTTCTTCATTCATACTTTCTCCTCCATGGAGTCAGCCATCCTGTTGGCCATGGCCTTTGACCGATTTGTAGCTATTCACAACCCACTGCACTACACTGTGATCTTAACCTCTCCTCGAATTATTGGGATGGGAATTGCAGCCGTGGTTAGGGGTGTGATGTTGATGGTACCCTTGCCAATCCTTCTCAAGAAATTGTCTTTCTGCAAAGATgttgttctatcacattgttaCTGCTACCATCCTGATGTTATGAAGCTGGCCTGTGGCCCCATCAGAATCAACATCATCTATGGATTGTCCCTTGTCCTCTGCTCCTTCGGAGTTGACTCTGTGCTCATTGTCATTTCATACATACTTATTTTGAAAACAGTGCTGGGTATTGCCTCAGAAGATGGTCAGCTCAAGGCACTTAATACTTGTGTGTCCCATATTTTCACTGTCTGTATCTTTTATGTGCCACTCATTGTGCTGGCTCTAATTCACAGATTCGGTACGTTCACATCTCCTGTTCTCCATGTCACCATGgccaatctctttctctttttgaccCCTGTCCTTAATCCCTTGGTTTATAGTCTAAAAACCAAACAGATAAGATCTATAATACACAAGGTATTCAAGGGCAGAGGAAACTTGCTGTTGTCAAGGGTGGCTTAG